A stretch of the Acyrthosiphon pisum isolate AL4f chromosome A2, pea_aphid_22Mar2018_4r6ur, whole genome shotgun sequence genome encodes the following:
- the LOC100574851 gene encoding uncharacterized protein LOC100574851, which yields MSSSSFMFAATRSECLCVVVASLLLLQTTCLQVAGAAVVPLAVVKAASQCSAAPDTVDCLMHAAAAGVDALARSADPVDLVPGCVTLVKNAASESDPAPQPSPSPAPPRTATDIDAASAPVGGESALVDSLTAFVKSRAISVRAPAHLLESLKSTLIEARGKKDKYAGPLLMGAMMVAGTLLPIKLGALAMMSGKALMTSMLALMLSAILALKKLASGGGSHSGTTYEVINVPSQGGHGPHGRSLRAHAMAYGPPPPAETPPTPTPSADGL from the exons ATGTCGTCGTCATCGTTTATGTTCGCAGCGACCCGGTCGGAGTGTTTGTGCGTCGTGGTCGCGTCGTTGCTGCTGCTGCAGACGACGTGCTTGCAGGTCGCCGGTGCAGCCGTCGTCCCGTTGGCCGTGGTCAAGGCGGCATCCCAGTGCTCGGCCGCCCCGGACACCGTCGATTGTCTGATGCACGCCGCGGCCGCCGGCGTCGACGCCCTGGCCCGGTCCGCCGATCCCGTCGACCTGGTTCCCGGTTGCGTGACGCTCGTCAAGAACGCCGCCAGTGAATCTGACCCGGCGCCACAGCCATCGCCGTCACCAGCACCACCGCGGACGGCCACTGACATCGACGCCGCTTCTGCGCCGGTCGGGGGCGAATCTGCGCTTGTCGACTCGCTGACGGCGTTCGTCAAGTCCCGCGCCATCAGCGTCCGGGCGCCCGCCCACTTGTTGGAATCGCTCAAGAGCACCCTCATCGAAG CAAGGGGCAAGAAAGACAAGTATGCGGGACCACTGCTCATGGGCGCCATGATGGTGGCCGGCACGCTGTTGCCGATCAAGCTGGGCGCGCTGGCTATGATGAGTGGCAAGGCGCTGATGACCAGCATGCTCGCGCTCATGCTGTCCGCCATACTGGCGCTGAAGAAACTGGCGTCGGGCGGCGGCAGCCACAGCGGCACAACGTACGAGGTGATCAACGTGCCGTCGCAGGGCGGCCACGGCCCGCACGGCCGTTCGCTGAGGGCCCACGCCATGGCTTACGGCCCGCCGCCGCCCGCGGAAACCCCCCCGACGCCCACTCCATCGGCCGACgggctataa